A stretch of Paludisphaera borealis DNA encodes these proteins:
- a CDS encoding serine/threonine-protein kinase, protein MNATAKNQADAPLDETALYRAHDFSDSVSEQPTGNSAMPDFNPSPQTHGRYTYGSGARPLDGYTIKRAIGRGGFGEVYYATSDSGKEVALKLILRNLDVERRGVIQCMNLKCPNLLTIFDLKTNDSGDAFVVMEYVAGPSLSNALREHPNGLPLNEVRHWMKGLVEGVAYLHDHGVVHRDLKPANLFMEEGVVKIGDYGLAKLITASHGSEHSESIGTCHYMAPEIGSGKYHKPIDVYAMGVILFEMLTGRVPFDGETVNEVLMKHLTARPDVSMLPEPYRGIVAKALSKDPNHRQARIHEMLIPEDAPVAPDVRFIGAGRKGAENGNEPNQPPRPADDVFRIEAEEPVFYIGPDTRPPQSKPTIQDRIRANWQAMRSPNEYQRPGGLGGAQPGARRARRAVRPAVLNRAAYAAPVAPQPVRPVVQAPPPEPPAKPSPRARVAELTASMLWAAVVIGLFAVPAAGALNINLDRDPQQLAYLVVMGLWGTWIALITNKFLEDRPIDKTSRRLVALVGGLALGGVGVFFAQALHVGLTPRHAVVDAPLEPVYLGLLFGALAGWSDQTARDRRKRFRIVPIVWTAMLAGLLTPLWPYQQPVGVVVAALIATTVQIVSPWSEPAARYALYVRNFDKSKRKTTVA, encoded by the coding sequence ATGAACGCGACGGCCAAGAACCAAGCAGACGCCCCCCTGGACGAGACGGCTCTCTACCGAGCGCACGACTTCTCGGATTCCGTGTCCGAACAGCCGACGGGAAATTCCGCAATGCCCGACTTCAACCCCTCGCCCCAGACGCACGGCCGATACACCTACGGGTCGGGCGCCCGTCCGCTCGACGGCTACACGATCAAACGGGCGATCGGCCGGGGAGGGTTCGGCGAGGTCTACTACGCCACGTCCGATTCCGGCAAGGAAGTCGCGCTCAAGCTGATCCTCCGCAACCTCGACGTCGAGCGCCGGGGGGTCATCCAGTGCATGAACCTCAAGTGCCCGAACCTGCTGACGATCTTCGACCTCAAGACCAACGACTCCGGCGACGCCTTCGTGGTGATGGAGTACGTCGCCGGCCCCAGCCTCTCGAACGCCCTCCGCGAGCACCCCAACGGCCTGCCGTTGAACGAGGTGCGGCACTGGATGAAGGGGCTGGTCGAGGGCGTGGCCTATCTGCACGACCACGGCGTCGTCCACCGCGACCTCAAGCCGGCCAACCTGTTCATGGAGGAAGGGGTCGTCAAGATCGGCGACTACGGCCTGGCCAAGCTGATCACCGCGAGCCACGGCAGCGAGCACTCCGAGAGCATCGGCACCTGCCATTACATGGCCCCCGAGATCGGCTCGGGCAAGTACCACAAGCCGATCGACGTCTACGCCATGGGCGTGATCCTCTTCGAGATGCTCACCGGCCGCGTGCCGTTCGACGGCGAGACCGTCAACGAGGTGCTGATGAAGCACCTGACCGCCCGGCCCGACGTCTCGATGCTCCCCGAGCCCTACCGGGGCATCGTGGCCAAGGCCCTGTCGAAAGACCCCAACCACCGCCAGGCCCGCATCCACGAGATGCTGATCCCCGAGGACGCCCCCGTCGCCCCCGACGTCCGGTTCATCGGTGCCGGCCGCAAGGGAGCGGAGAACGGCAACGAGCCGAACCAACCCCCGCGCCCGGCCGACGACGTGTTCCGGATCGAGGCCGAGGAGCCGGTCTTCTACATCGGGCCCGACACCCGGCCCCCGCAGTCGAAACCGACGATCCAGGACCGCATCCGCGCCAACTGGCAGGCGATGCGAAGCCCCAACGAGTACCAGCGGCCCGGCGGCCTCGGCGGCGCCCAGCCCGGCGCTCGACGCGCCCGGCGGGCCGTCCGCCCGGCCGTCCTGAACCGCGCGGCCTACGCGGCGCCCGTCGCCCCGCAGCCGGTGCGACCGGTGGTCCAGGCTCCCCCCCCCGAGCCCCCGGCGAAGCCCAGCCCCCGCGCCCGGGTGGCCGAGCTGACCGCCTCGATGCTCTGGGCGGCCGTGGTGATCGGCCTGTTCGCCGTCCCGGCCGCCGGCGCGCTGAACATCAACCTCGACCGCGACCCCCAACAGCTTGCTTACCTCGTCGTGATGGGGCTTTGGGGGACGTGGATCGCCCTGATCACCAACAAGTTCCTCGAAGACCGGCCGATCGACAAGACGTCGAGGAGGCTCGTCGCCCTGGTCGGCGGCCTGGCTCTCGGCGGCGTCGGAGTCTTCTTCGCCCAGGCCCTGCACGTCGGCCTGACGCCCCGGCACGCGGTCGTCGATGCGCCGCTCGAACCGGTCTACCTCGGCTTGCTCTTCGGCGCCCTCGCCGGCTGGTCCGACCAGACGGCCCGCGACCGCAGGAAGCGGTTCCGCATAGTCCCCATCGTCTGGACGGCGATGCTCGCCGGCCTGCTGACGCCCCTCTGGCCCTACCAACAGCCCGTCGGCGTCGTCGTGGCCGCCCTGATCGCGACCACCGTCCAGATCGTCAGCCCCTGGAGCGAGCCAGCCGCTCGCTACGCCCTCTACGTTCGCAACTTCGACAAATCCAAGCGCAAGACGACGGTGGCTTGA
- a CDS encoding ATP synthase F0 subunit B — protein MKRLILVVLLVLGLVAYVRLNARHPHIHDTYYIDFGSHGPGAVQREYEAARQAKEDADDARREALEAIEDARREVDEATRDAARDANEALSDAAREIRESVEGIPVPIVPGTRVTTASPAPPAPPAAPRAPARHRSARPARRVAVASFTPPRPPKPDEIHKVVGRISVNEERAKADARRQLQEDVATWLEPYVPASWRPSERQLEAMVMQTRLTPVEKSFEKPYSTLYVAELDADFSAARRDELVRSHQQIVVRDRMFKLAGLLGFVLVCLAAVSGYIRTDEATKGYYTNRLRMLAAAGVGAAGVVIYQMIA, from the coding sequence ATGAAACGGTTGATCCTCGTGGTGTTGCTGGTGCTGGGCTTGGTCGCCTACGTGAGACTCAACGCTCGCCACCCTCACATTCATGACACTTACTATATCGACTTCGGCTCGCACGGCCCCGGGGCCGTCCAAAGGGAGTACGAAGCCGCCCGCCAGGCGAAAGAGGACGCTGACGACGCCCGTCGCGAGGCCCTCGAAGCGATCGAGGACGCCCGCCGCGAGGTCGATGAAGCGACCCGGGACGCCGCCCGAGACGCCAACGAGGCCCTGTCGGACGCCGCCCGCGAAATCCGGGAGTCGGTCGAGGGCATCCCCGTGCCGATCGTGCCGGGCACCCGCGTGACCACGGCCTCGCCCGCTCCTCCCGCCCCCCCGGCCGCTCCCAGGGCCCCGGCTCGCCATCGCTCGGCGCGGCCGGCCCGACGGGTCGCCGTCGCGTCGTTCACGCCGCCGCGGCCCCCGAAGCCGGACGAGATCCACAAGGTGGTCGGCCGGATCTCGGTGAACGAGGAGCGAGCCAAGGCCGACGCCCGGCGCCAGCTTCAAGAGGACGTCGCGACCTGGCTGGAGCCCTACGTCCCGGCGTCCTGGCGGCCCTCCGAGCGGCAGCTCGAAGCGATGGTCATGCAAACCCGGCTCACGCCGGTCGAGAAGTCGTTCGAGAAGCCGTACTCGACGCTCTACGTCGCCGAGCTCGACGCCGATTTCTCCGCCGCCCGCCGCGACGAGCTGGTTCGCTCTCATCAGCAGATCGTCGTCCGCGACCGGATGTTCAAGCTCGCCGGCCTGCTTGGGTTCGTCCTGGTCTGCCTGGCCGCCGTCTCCGGCTACATCCGGACCGACGAGGCGACCAAGGGCTACTACACCAACCGGCTGCGGATGCTCGCCGCCGCCGGCGTCGGCGCGGCGGGGGTCGTGATCTATCAGATGATCGCCTAG
- a CDS encoding RNA polymerase sigma factor — protein sequence MATSDSDTLIVRQVRAGNAQAWRQLIERFEGRLLAFVDSRLRDRAASEDVVQETFIGFLTSLPHYDEKRDMEAYLFSIAAHKLTDHLRKQGRRPIDQFGSDDHGRPLDEVPGEARAASSIARSGERRKAEERLLSESMGQLVREWLARGDYGRIRCMELLVVKGWANKDVARYLGLTEQAVASYKFQTVARLKEMARRAGLSLEELGGA from the coding sequence ATGGCCACATCCGATTCCGACACCCTGATCGTCCGGCAAGTCCGCGCCGGCAACGCGCAGGCCTGGCGCCAGCTCATCGAGCGGTTCGAGGGCCGGTTGCTGGCGTTCGTCGACAGTCGGCTTCGCGACCGGGCGGCCAGCGAGGACGTGGTTCAGGAGACCTTCATCGGCTTCCTCACCAGCCTGCCGCACTACGACGAGAAGCGCGACATGGAGGCGTACCTGTTCTCGATCGCCGCCCACAAGCTGACCGACCACCTGCGCAAGCAAGGCCGGCGGCCGATCGACCAGTTCGGCTCGGACGACCACGGCCGACCGCTCGACGAGGTCCCCGGCGAGGCGCGGGCGGCGTCGAGCATCGCCCGCAGCGGCGAGCGCCGCAAGGCCGAGGAACGGCTGCTCAGCGAGTCGATGGGCCAGCTCGTCCGCGAGTGGCTGGCCCGAGGCGATTACGGCCGCATCCGCTGCATGGAGCTGCTCGTCGTCAAGGGGTGGGCCAACAAGGACGTCGCCCGCTACCTCGGCCTGACCGAACAAGCCGTGGCCAGCTACAAGTTCCAGACCGTCGCCCGGCTCAAGGAGATGGCCCGCCGGGCGGGGTTGAGCCTCGAAGAACTCGGAGGAGCCTGA
- a CDS encoding serine/threonine-protein kinase, with protein sequence MVDPQTSRFWQASLQSGLIDAQGLAACWGAIPEEKRDAREHLDRRLARQAVQLRLLTLWQAQQLLAGRSSGFRVDRYLMLDLIGHGGMGRVYLARDTRLNRLVALKILAPERMNNPRAIARFQREARVGAQLQHENLVRIYDFGESQGRYFLVMEFIEGKTIGAQIAAEGRLAPAVAARLTRQIALGLDHAHRKGLIHRDVNPYNVMVTNDGVAKLADLGLAIDMAEEGRVTREGATVGTFDYVAPEQARHSHSADIRSDIYSLGCSIYHMIAGQVPFPSPSLPEKLFSHQALEPTPLVELAPEVPAGLAEIVAKMMRKLPTDRYESPQQVVQALEPFLDDSTTIPAFDATSAPAGPPSVRTDSAVPPSESQVQAAAATSVSGQLAPSEEFPVVVDLGPEPSLAGSVSRAKPWFSGSLALGALGALGKTPSTTSLATPAPTPTPDPNLSEPPPPYSWRDDRRVVLGAPAAALVLVAAILGIAIFWRGTPTTPSVHPRSTAGAGSDSGGTAIGSKSQPVGVADGKESPIVVIDQDGEEAPATDLFQAMQAALGNRGTVVLRNREPLMLQAGDKAITIKSTGTLRLQAARGIAPVLKIDMKGQKPFLSTGPSVNLLVEGLTFEVFDSGPTPGKAAPPVVLALGRARFDHCALRTNAAGRLADSRAIVSEGGSLTVDGSWFEGFAAAIEIRAMAGSKNTVRQTMIVPGRPPAEAAQSGRAGWGVRVQFLGGGAAKAKRELGLEHCTFAGEGFLGLAGFSAQSPLSLVVNDCAVQADALVRWEPSKPDVLFDASAVRWSGEGNQFDVAGKSWIVPPPGAAPTVADLDGWMKLAPERDPVRTAILFPLEPRTAAGGPTPQAYAVAPTGARRPGADPAEVGPRP encoded by the coding sequence ATGGTCGATCCCCAGACATCCCGATTCTGGCAGGCGTCGCTTCAGAGCGGACTGATCGACGCACAGGGTCTCGCCGCGTGCTGGGGGGCGATTCCCGAGGAGAAGCGCGATGCGCGCGAGCATCTCGACCGCCGCCTGGCGCGTCAGGCCGTGCAGTTGCGGCTATTGACCCTCTGGCAGGCGCAGCAGCTTCTTGCGGGGAGGTCCAGCGGGTTCCGGGTCGACCGGTACCTGATGCTCGACCTGATCGGCCACGGCGGCATGGGGCGGGTGTACCTGGCGCGCGACACCCGGTTGAACCGGCTGGTGGCCCTCAAGATCCTGGCCCCCGAGCGGATGAACAACCCCCGGGCGATCGCGCGGTTTCAGCGCGAGGCGCGGGTCGGGGCGCAGCTCCAGCACGAGAACCTGGTACGGATCTACGACTTCGGCGAGTCGCAGGGCCGCTACTTCCTGGTGATGGAGTTCATCGAGGGCAAGACGATCGGGGCGCAGATCGCGGCCGAGGGGAGGCTGGCGCCGGCCGTCGCCGCGCGGCTGACCCGGCAGATCGCGCTGGGGCTGGACCACGCGCATCGCAAGGGGCTGATCCACCGCGACGTCAACCCGTACAACGTGATGGTGACGAACGACGGGGTGGCCAAGCTCGCCGACCTGGGGCTGGCGATCGACATGGCCGAGGAGGGGCGGGTCACGCGCGAAGGGGCGACCGTCGGCACCTTCGACTACGTGGCGCCCGAGCAGGCCCGGCACTCGCACTCGGCCGACATCCGCAGCGACATCTACTCGCTGGGTTGCAGCATCTACCATATGATCGCCGGCCAGGTGCCGTTCCCCAGCCCGAGCCTGCCGGAGAAGCTGTTCTCGCACCAGGCCCTCGAACCGACGCCGCTGGTCGAGCTGGCTCCCGAGGTCCCCGCGGGGCTCGCCGAGATCGTCGCCAAGATGATGCGGAAGCTCCCCACGGATCGGTACGAGTCGCCCCAGCAAGTCGTGCAGGCGCTCGAGCCGTTCCTCGACGATTCGACGACGATCCCGGCGTTCGACGCCACCTCCGCGCCGGCGGGTCCCCCCTCCGTCCGGACCGATTCCGCCGTCCCCCCGAGCGAATCCCAGGTCCAGGCCGCCGCCGCGACCAGCGTCAGCGGCCAGCTCGCGCCGTCGGAGGAATTCCCGGTGGTCGTGGACCTCGGCCCCGAGCCGTCGCTGGCCGGTTCGGTCAGTCGCGCCAAGCCGTGGTTCAGCGGAAGCCTCGCCCTCGGCGCTCTCGGCGCCCTCGGCAAGACGCCGTCGACCACCTCCCTGGCGACCCCGGCGCCCACCCCCACGCCCGACCCCAACCTGTCCGAACCGCCGCCGCCGTACTCCTGGCGCGACGACCGCAGGGTCGTTCTGGGGGCTCCGGCCGCGGCTCTGGTTCTGGTCGCGGCGATCCTCGGGATCGCGATCTTCTGGCGAGGCACGCCCACCACGCCCTCCGTCCACCCGCGGTCGACGGCCGGCGCCGGCTCCGACTCCGGCGGAACGGCGATCGGGTCGAAGTCGCAGCCGGTCGGAGTCGCCGACGGCAAGGAGTCGCCGATCGTCGTGATCGATCAGGACGGCGAGGAGGCCCCCGCGACCGACCTCTTCCAGGCCATGCAGGCCGCCCTGGGGAACCGGGGGACCGTCGTGCTCCGCAATCGCGAGCCGCTGATGCTTCAGGCCGGCGACAAGGCGATCACCATCAAGAGCACGGGGACGCTTCGCCTGCAAGCGGCCCGGGGGATCGCCCCGGTCTTGAAGATCGATATGAAAGGGCAAAAGCCGTTCCTCTCGACCGGGCCGAGCGTCAACCTCCTGGTCGAGGGGCTGACGTTCGAGGTCTTCGATTCGGGACCGACGCCGGGTAAGGCCGCGCCGCCGGTCGTGCTTGCGTTGGGCAGGGCTCGGTTCGACCACTGCGCCTTGCGGACGAACGCGGCGGGACGCCTGGCCGACTCGCGCGCGATCGTCTCGGAAGGGGGCTCGCTGACCGTCGACGGCAGTTGGTTCGAGGGCTTCGCCGCGGCGATCGAGATCCGGGCGATGGCGGGCTCGAAGAACACCGTCCGCCAGACGATGATCGTTCCGGGCCGACCGCCGGCCGAGGCCGCCCAATCGGGGCGCGCCGGCTGGGGCGTCCGGGTCCAGTTTCTGGGCGGAGGCGCGGCGAAGGCGAAGCGCGAGCTGGGACTTGAGCATTGCACCTTCGCCGGCGAGGGCTTCCTCGGCCTGGCGGGCTTCTCGGCGCAATCGCCCTTGAGCCTCGTCGTCAACGACTGCGCCGTGCAGGCCGACGCGCTGGTCCGCTGGGAGCCGTCGAAGCCCGACGTTCTGTTCGACGCCTCGGCCGTGCGATGGTCGGGGGAGGGGAACCAGTTCGACGTCGCCGGGAAGTCGTGGATCGTCCCGCCGCCTGGGGCCGCTCCCACCGTCGCCGACCTGGACGGCTGGATGAAGCTGGCCCCCGAGCGCGACCCCGTCCGGACGGCGATCTTGTTCCCGCTCGAACCGCGAACCGCGGCGGGAGGGCCGACGCCTCAGGCGTACGCCGTCGCGCCGACCGGCGCGCGTCGTCCCGGCGCCGACCCGGCGGAGGTCGGTCCCCGGCCGTGA
- the hemC gene encoding hydroxymethylbilane synthase, which yields MNPPPVPASTSAPLRIGTRGSRLARWQADWVADRLRAAHPGLTVELIEIKTQGDRDRNSPLAAIGGTGLFTKEIQRAVVDGQVDVAVHSLKDLPTQGPDALILAAVPPREDVADALIAPIHRTLAALPAGSRIGTSSLRRRAQILFVRPDLDVTTIRGNVETRLNQALDQKIDAVILAWAGLHRLGLEGHVTQRLEPPDFLPAVGQGALGIECRRDDPTTRGLLAVLDDPDTHHAVVAERRALAELEGGCMIPMAAWARRTSADLLALDAVVFEPDGRQRIAASLQGPIDDPDALGRRVAEALRQEGAEPLLAAFRQDRR from the coding sequence ATGAACCCTCCTCCCGTTCCCGCGTCCACCTCAGCCCCGCTCCGAATCGGCACCCGCGGCAGCCGCCTGGCGCGCTGGCAGGCCGACTGGGTCGCCGACCGCCTCCGGGCCGCCCACCCGGGGCTGACCGTCGAGCTGATCGAGATCAAGACCCAGGGCGACCGCGACCGCAACTCGCCCCTGGCCGCGATCGGCGGGACCGGCCTGTTCACAAAGGAAATCCAGCGCGCGGTGGTCGACGGCCAGGTCGACGTCGCCGTCCACAGCCTCAAGGACCTCCCCACCCAGGGCCCCGACGCCCTCATCCTCGCGGCCGTTCCCCCTCGCGAAGACGTCGCCGACGCTTTAATCGCTCCAATCCATCGAACCCTTGCGGCCCTTCCGGCCGGATCGCGGATCGGCACCAGTTCGCTCCGCCGCCGGGCGCAGATCCTGTTCGTCCGGCCCGACCTCGACGTGACGACGATCCGGGGGAACGTCGAGACCCGGCTCAACCAGGCCCTCGACCAGAAAATCGACGCCGTGATCCTGGCCTGGGCCGGTCTGCACCGGCTGGGTCTTGAAGGCCACGTGACGCAGCGTCTGGAGCCTCCCGATTTCCTGCCCGCCGTGGGGCAGGGGGCGCTGGGGATCGAATGCCGCCGCGACGACCCGACCACGCGGGGGCTGCTCGCCGTGCTCGACGACCCCGACACCCATCACGCGGTGGTCGCCGAACGCCGGGCGCTCGCCGAGCTGGAAGGGGGCTGCATGATCCCCATGGCCGCCTGGGCCCGGCGAACGTCGGCGGACCTGCTGGCCCTCGACGCGGTCGTCTTCGAGCCCGACGGCCGGCAGCGGATCGCCGCCTCGCTCCAGGGCCCGATCGACGATCCCGACGCGCTGGGACGCCGGGTCGCCGAGGCGCTCCGGCAAGAAGGGGCCGAACCGCTGCTGGCGGCCTTCCGACAAGACCGACGGTAA
- a CDS encoding ComF family protein — MGAPPGLLAFHDWPRRLSKAWRAGGDALGDLVFPWRCAVCEAAGPGLREPFCAPCRGVLRARAAEIQRNSCPRCAMPVGPFADLDKGCSECRGRPLGFDAAIALGYHEDPWRRLCLKLKKEREAWLAPWMTGLLAEARATELALLPADAWVVPVPLHWLRRLHRGYNQSDALAQGLARRLGLETHRPIRRIKYTEHLVGMNLTKRAEIVRGAFQVDARRGPDLKGRTVLLVDDVLTTGATTGAAARALKRAGAARVVVAVLSRAL, encoded by the coding sequence ATGGGCGCCCCTCCCGGCCTGCTCGCGTTCCACGACTGGCCCCGCCGGCTCTCGAAAGCCTGGAGAGCGGGGGGCGACGCCCTCGGCGACCTGGTTTTCCCCTGGCGATGCGCCGTCTGCGAGGCGGCCGGGCCAGGCCTCCGCGAGCCGTTCTGCGCGCCCTGCCGGGGCGTCCTGCGGGCCCGGGCCGCGGAAATCCAGCGGAACTCGTGCCCTCGCTGCGCCATGCCCGTCGGCCCCTTCGCCGACCTCGACAAGGGCTGTTCGGAGTGCCGGGGCCGCCCCCTCGGCTTTGACGCGGCGATCGCGCTGGGCTATCACGAAGACCCCTGGCGACGGCTCTGCTTGAAGCTCAAGAAGGAGCGAGAAGCCTGGCTCGCGCCCTGGATGACCGGCCTGCTGGCCGAGGCTCGGGCGACGGAGCTGGCCCTCCTGCCGGCCGACGCCTGGGTCGTTCCGGTCCCGCTGCACTGGCTCCGGCGGTTGCACAGGGGGTACAATCAGTCCGACGCCCTGGCCCAAGGCCTGGCCCGTCGGCTCGGCCTGGAAACGCATCGGCCGATCCGTCGGATCAAGTACACGGAACATCTGGTTGGCATGAACCTGACGAAACGGGCCGAAATCGTGCGCGGGGCCTTCCAGGTCGACGCGCGACGCGGCCCGGATTTGAAAGGCCGAACCGTCCTCCTGGTCGACGACGTCCTGACCACCGGCGCCACCACGGGGGCGGCCGCCCGCGCCCTGAAGCGAGCCGGTGCCGCGCGCGTGGTCGTCGCCGTCCTGTCCCGAGCCCTTTGA
- a CDS encoding RNA polymerase sigma factor yields the protein MSRGELDALERQLESRDPDVRLMLQIRDDTPGAFEVMVSRYQDRLVGVLYHIVGNLEEAEDLSQDVFLRVYKARKGYRPKAKFSTWLFTIANNLAMNHARSKGRNPSVNLGGAGKDGSQAESPLAQTLPSREGTASAQMRKVELSEIVREALGVLNEDQKMAVLLNKFEEMSYAEIGAVMNRSPAAVKSLLARARNELREQLEPYLALDSPRARGASG from the coding sequence GTGAGTCGTGGAGAACTCGACGCGCTGGAACGGCAACTCGAATCGCGCGACCCCGACGTGCGGCTCATGCTCCAGATCCGTGACGACACGCCGGGCGCCTTCGAGGTCATGGTCTCGCGCTACCAGGACCGGCTCGTCGGCGTCCTCTATCACATCGTCGGCAACCTTGAGGAGGCCGAGGACCTGTCGCAGGACGTGTTCCTCCGGGTCTACAAGGCGCGGAAGGGATACCGGCCCAAGGCCAAGTTCTCGACCTGGCTGTTCACGATCGCCAACAACCTGGCGATGAACCACGCGCGGAGCAAGGGGCGGAACCCGTCGGTCAACCTGGGCGGGGCGGGCAAGGACGGCTCGCAGGCCGAGTCGCCCCTGGCCCAGACCTTGCCGTCGCGTGAGGGGACGGCGTCGGCCCAGATGCGGAAGGTCGAGCTCTCCGAGATCGTCCGCGAGGCGCTCGGGGTCCTGAACGAAGACCAGAAGATGGCGGTCCTGCTGAACAAGTTCGAGGAGATGAGCTACGCCGAGATCGGCGCGGTCATGAACCGCTCGCCGGCGGCGGTCAAGTCGCTCCTGGCGCGGGCCCGCAACGAGCTGCGCGAGCAGCTTGAGCCCTACCTGGCGCTCGACTCGCCCCGGGCCCGCGGCGCGAGCGGTTGA